A single Triticum dicoccoides isolate Atlit2015 ecotype Zavitan chromosome 2A, WEW_v2.0, whole genome shotgun sequence DNA region contains:
- the LOC119358815 gene encoding probable L-ascorbate peroxidase 3, peroxisomal — translation MSSATGPVVDAEYVAEIERARRDLRALIASKSCAPIMLRLAWHDAGTFDKNTITGGPDGSIRFPEELRHAANAGLKIAVDLLEPIKQKHPKITYADLYQLAGVVAVEVTGGPTIDFVPGRRDSSVAIEEGRLPDAKQGASHLREVFYRMGLTDKDIVALSGGHTLGKARPDRSGFDGAWTKDPLKFDNSYFVELLKGDSNGLLKLPTDKVLVEDTDFRRFVELYAKDEDAFFRDYAESHKKLSELGFTPSRATLLAWGCRDKAKRAVTRTTAVFAVAVAVIACAYICESKRRLSG, via the exons ATGTCGTCGGCGACAGGGCCGGTGGTGGACGCGGAGTACGTGGCCGAGATCGAGAGGGCGCGCCGGGACCTCCGCGCGCTCATCGCCAGCAAGAGCTGCGCCCCCATCATGCTCCGCCTCGC ATGGCATGACGCCGGCACCTTCGACAAGAACACCATCACCGGAGGCCCCGACGGCTCCATCAGGTTCCCGGAGGAGCTCCGCCACGCCGCCAATGCAGGGCTCAAGATCGCCGTCGACCTTCTTG AGCCAATTAAGCAGAAGCACCCCAAGATCACGTACGCCGACCTGTACCAGCTCGCCGGAGTCGTGGCCGTCGAGGTCACCGGTGGACCAACCATAGATTTCGTCCCCGGCAGGAGG GATTCTTCAGTTGCCATTGAGGAAGGACGCTTGCCAGATGCTAAGCAAG GTGCTTCACACCTCAGGGAAGTTTTCTACCGAATGGGCTTGACCGACAAGGACATAGTGGCACTCTCGGGTGGCCATACTCTG GGGAAAGCTCGTCCCGACAGATCGGGATTCGACGGTGCTTGGACAAAAGATCCACTGAAGTTCGACAACTCCTACTTCGT TGAGCTTCTGAAAGGGGACTCTAATGGGCTACTCAAGCTGCCTACAGACAAGGTTCTCGTGGAAGATACCGATTTCCGTCGCTTCGTTGAATTATACGCAAAG GATGAGGATGCCTTCTTCAGGGACTACGCAGAGTCACACAAGAAGCTTTCCGAGCTCGGGTTCACGCCTTCTCGCGCTACCCTACTGGCGTGGGGGTGCAGAGACAAAGCCAAGAGGGCTGTCACGAGAACTACCGCTGTCTTTGCGGTTGCGGTTGCCGTCATCGCCTGCGCTTACATCTGTGAATCCAAGAGGAGGCTCAGTGGTTAA
- the LOC119353057 gene encoding probable flavin-containing monooxygenase 1, translated as MDKKRVAIVGAGLSGLAASKHLLERGCRPAVFKADTVLGGVWAHAPECTRLQTPRPMFQYSDFLWPESVTEVFPDHRQVADYLYAYARHFGVLDCIRFGRRVVGMEYVGVSEQQVAAWEDWAGCGEAFGSGDGEWWLTVADVDGLVEVHKADFVLLCVGRFSGVPNIPTFPIGKGPEVFDGKVIHSMEYSKMGGKKAREMIKDKRVTVVGYLRSAVDIANECANMNGTKNPCTMVVRTKRWIIPDYHAWGVHISNFYLTRFAELLIHKPGEGFLLSMLATVLTPLRLMFSKFAESYYSIAMKKHHMVPDHSFFEGLVACVAAIAPKDHYKNLEEGSIVLKKSKTFSFCEEGVHVEGECTLVKSDIVIFGTGFKGDQKIKDMFTSEYFQSIVVGSTSTTVPLYRECIHPKIPQLAVIGYSESLTNIYTTELMSKWISHFMDGGFRLPSVKEMQRDVLEWEKFMKRYSRDYFRRSCVGIVHIWYNDQLCQDMGCNPRRKKGFFSELFEPYGPCDYVNLHPK; from the exons ATGGACAAGAAGAGGGTGGCCATCGTCGGCGCCGGCCTGAGCGGCCTGGCGGCGTCCAAGCACCTGCTGGAGCGCGGCTGCCGGCCGGCTGTCTTCAAGGCGGACACCGTCCTCGGCGGCGTGTGGGCGCACGCGCCAGAGTGCACCAGGCTCCAGACGCCGCGGCCCATGTTCCAGTACTCCGACTTCCTGTGGCCGGAGTCCGTCACGGAGGTGTTCCCCGACCACCGCCAGGTTGCGGACTACCTCTACGCCTATGCGCGGCACTTCGGCGTGCTCGACTGCATTAGGTTCGGCCGCAGGGTGGTCGGGATGGAGTATGTGGGCGTCAGCGAGCAGCAGGTGGCGGCGTGGGAGGACTGGGCTGGGTGCGGCGAGGCATTTGGTTCCGGCGACGGTGAGTGGTGGCTCACGGTGGCCGACGTGGACGGCCTCGTGGAG GTACACAAGGCAGACTTTGTGCTTCTTTGTGTTGGGAGGTTCAGTGGTGTGCCCAACATACCTACATTTCCTATTGGCAAAGGCCCAGAAGTGTTTGACGGGAAAGTGATCCACTCCATGGAGTACTCAAAAATGGGAGGCAAAAAAGCTAGGGAGATGATCAAGGACAAGCGTGTGACTGTTGTTGGCTACCTAAGATCAGCAGTAGACATTGCAAATGAATGTGCAAACATGAATG GTACCAAAAACCCATGCACAATGGTAGTACGAACAAAGCGTTGGATTATACCAGACTACCATGCTTGGGGTGTCCACATATCAAATTTCTATCTCACCCGCTTCGCCGAACTACTTATTCACAAGCCTGGTGAAGGCTTTCTCCTCAGCATGTTGGCTACTGTCTTGACTCCACTG AGGTTGATGTTTTCGAAGTTTGCTGAGAGCTACTACTCCATTGCAATGAAGAAACATCACATGGTGCCTGACCATAGCTTTTTTGAGGGATTAGTGGCATGTGTGGCTGCCATTGCACCAAAGGATCATTACAAGAATCTGGAGGAAGGTAGCATCGTTCTTAAGAAGTCAAAAACATTCAGCTTTTGTGAAGAAGGTGTGCATGTAGAAGGTGAATGTACTCTAGTAAAGAGTGACATCGTTATCTTCGGAACCGGATTCAAGGGTGATCAAAAGATCAAGGACATGTTCACATCAGAATACTTTCAGAGCATAGTCGTTGGCTCAACATCAACGACCGTGCCACTTTATAG GGAGTGCATCCATCCAAAGATTCCACAGCTCGCAGTCATCGGCTATTCAGAGAGCTTGACAAATATCTATACAACAGAGCTTATGTCCAAGTGGATATCACATTTTATGGATGGTGGTTTCAGATTGCCAAGTGTCAAAGAAATGCAGAGGGATGTCCTTGAATGGGAGAAGTTCATGAAGCGCTACTCTCGAGACTATTTCCGTAGGTCATGTGTTGGAATTGTTCATATATGGTATAATGATCAACTATGCCAGGACATGGGATGTAACCCAAGAAGGAAGAAGGGTTTTTTCTCTGAATTATTTGAGCCTTATGGTCCTTGTGATTATGTTAATCTTCACCCCAAGTAA